In Roseofilum capinflatum BLCC-M114, the DNA window AGACGGTTGACCACCAAATTTAAGGTCAGCTCGCCATACCCCAAAGCTGCTAACAAATCGTCCACAGCGTGATAATTGCACCGTTCAACCACTAATTGCATCGGTTGGGATTTCAGCAGGGACTCAAATCCCGGTTTACCCATTTCTTTTTCCAGCAGTTCCCGACCTCTAGCAACATTTTCTTCTCGATGCGATCGCTTGTACCATTGGCGAATTCGGTTTCGCGCTCCGGCAGTTTTGACAAAATTGAGCCAATCTAAATTCGGATGGCTATTTTTTTGCGTCAAAATTTCCACAATATCGCCATTTTTCAACACCGTATTCAAAGGAACCATGCGCCCATTCACCCTAGCGCCAGAGCAATGATTGCCTACCTCCGAGTGAATGCGATAGGCAAAATCCACCGTTGACGATCCCGAAGTCAGGGACAGCACATCCCCACGGGGAGTGAACACATACACATCATCTTCAAATAAGTTGTCCTTGATATTCTCCAAATATTCCTGAGCATCTTTAAGATCGTTTTGCCAATCGAGCAATTGACGTAGCCAGGTAAATTTTTCATCGGCATCCGTCATTTGGCTATAGTTCGATCCCCCTTCCTTATATTTCCAATGGGCCGCAATCCCATATTCCGCCACCTGATGCATTTCCTGGGTACGGATTTGCACCTCTAGGGGTCGCCCCGTGGGGCCAATCACCCCCGTATGCAAGGATTGATAGCGGTTAGGTTTTGGCAGGCCAATATAGTCCTTAAATCGACCGGGGATCGGCCGGAAGGAGTCATGCACGATCGCCAAGGCCCGATAGCATTGATCGTGGGTTTGGGTAATCATGCGAATCCCAGCAATATCGAAGATTTCGTGAAATTCTTTTTGCTGCTGTTGCATTTTGCGATAAATGCCATACAGATGTTTGGGACGGCCGCTAATTTCTACATTGGTGATCCCAATCTGTTCCAAGCGAATCTGGAGAATTTCAATCACATTATCCAGGCGCATTTCTCGGTCTGTACGCTTTTCAGCAACTAAGGCTTGCACTTCCCGATAGGAGAGGGGTTCTAAATACTTAAATGCCAGGTCTTCAAGCTCCCACTTAATCCGCCCGATCCCTAAACGATTAGCTAAGGGAGCAAAGATTTCACGGGTTTCTAAGGCGATCGCCCGTTGTTTCTCCTCCTTCATAAATTCTAGGGTTCGCATGTTATGCAGTCGGTCGGCTAACTTGACCACAATCACCCGAATATCTTGGGCCATGGCTAAAAACATGCGGCGAAAGTTTTCTGCTTGCCGTTCGGTTTTACTGGAAAATTTAAATTTAGACAGCTTCGTTACCCCTTCTACCAAGTGGCGCACTTCCGAACCAAAGCGTTCTTCTAGTTCTTCTGGGGTTACATCCGTGTCTTCTACCACATCATGGAGAAAACCGGCGGCAATCATGGGGGCACTTCCCCCAAGTTCGCGCAATAATCCCGCCACTGCCACGGGATGGGAAATATAGGCTTCTCCTGATTTTCGGTATTGTCCTTGATGGAGTTGATAAGCAAATTCAAAGGCTTCTCGAATTAAGCGCTGATCCTCTGGGGATTGACAGACCGGGATGAGTTCAACTGGAGATTGATCCGGGTTTAAACAGGCCGTCAACCAGTTGGGAAGAGTGACATCGAGGGAGTTGGATTCAGTGAGCGTTTTCATAGCGGGTGGATGTTCAGGGATGATCGATACAATAGGTAATTTAGTCTCGGAACCCACCCAAGGGTGTTACGATTACGAGAACTCGATGATGGGAATGGAAAAATAGCTGGTGGTGGAGGAGTTAATGCAGAGGCTTACACCTGATCTCAGGTTACCTCTAATGCTCTGTTATTCAATACTATAACTTTACTACTCTAAAAAAAGCGAGGGGATGAAAGACCCGTATGTTATCGAAAGAGCATATGCAAATTTACCAGAATTTTCTGGATATTTTAAAGGAAGTCTTAATTTTGTCCACAACTGAGACGACTCCAGACCTATTAATCCCAACTTGTCAGGAGGTTGAAGATTTTTTTGGGCAACAGATTGCACCTTTGTCTTGGGATCAAAATTATCCTGTCTCTGAGATGGCGTGGCAGTCGATTCAAACGGAGATGCATAAACAGATTAAACTATTGGTAACTGAGACTACATTTTACCAAATGAGTCGCCAGGAATCGGCGCAACAGCAGAGAAAAAAGAAGATAAGCCATTATACTCAGGCTTTGATTCGCTATTGTGAGATCCTCTTAGGAACTGGGGATTAAGGATGAGCGGGTAGGGTAATGGTGAAGGTGGTTCCTTGGTTGACTTGGCTGTCAATGTCAATGGTTCCGTGGTGTAAATCTACGCATTTTTTGACAATGGAGAGTCCGAGACCCGTTCCGCCAATGTTGCCAATATTGCTGCCTCGATGGAAGGACTCAAACAGATGCTCTTGCTCGGATTTGGGAA includes these proteins:
- a CDS encoding RelA/SpoT family protein; its protein translation is MKTLTESNSLDVTLPNWLTACLNPDQSPVELIPVCQSPEDQRLIREAFEFAYQLHQGQYRKSGEAYISHPVAVAGLLRELGGSAPMIAAGFLHDVVEDTDVTPEELEERFGSEVRHLVEGVTKLSKFKFSSKTERQAENFRRMFLAMAQDIRVIVVKLADRLHNMRTLEFMKEEKQRAIALETREIFAPLANRLGIGRIKWELEDLAFKYLEPLSYREVQALVAEKRTDREMRLDNVIEILQIRLEQIGITNVEISGRPKHLYGIYRKMQQQQKEFHEIFDIAGIRMITQTHDQCYRALAIVHDSFRPIPGRFKDYIGLPKPNRYQSLHTGVIGPTGRPLEVQIRTQEMHQVAEYGIAAHWKYKEGGSNYSQMTDADEKFTWLRQLLDWQNDLKDAQEYLENIKDNLFEDDVYVFTPRGDVLSLTSGSSTVDFAYRIHSEVGNHCSGARVNGRMVPLNTVLKNGDIVEILTQKNSHPNLDWLNFVKTAGARNRIRQWYKRSHREENVARGRELLEKEMGKPGFESLLKSQPMQLVVERCNYHAVDDLLAALGYGELTLNLVVNRLRDAIRATQPLEPDDRQDKEGLKGEAVIPSSASSASHSSAGDHSSPIVGIEGLLYYLAGCCNPIPGELIIGVVTRGRGISIHRQGCHNVEHVEGDRLIPVSWNGKNHKTPPTGMTYIVQVQIQTIDRVGILKDILSRLSDQGINVRNVDVKTQTGKPAVINLGMEIRDRPQLESVFTQIRNMSDILNIRRVGQVEDTDSESE
- the patD gene encoding heterocyst frequency control protein PatD, translated to MLSKEHMQIYQNFLDILKEVLILSTTETTPDLLIPTCQEVEDFFGQQIAPLSWDQNYPVSEMAWQSIQTEMHKQIKLLVTETTFYQMSRQESAQQQRKKKISHYTQALIRYCEILLGTGD